A genomic segment from Desulfurobacterium pacificum encodes:
- the rplM gene encoding 50S ribosomal protein L13: MKTFMQRKEDVQREWYIVDATGKTLGRLATEIAKVLMGKHKPTYTPHVDGGDFVVVVNAEKVFVTGKKLTDKIYYKHTGYMGHLKETTLKEMLEKKPEEVIRLAVRGMLPKNKLRDRRMKRLKVYAGPEHPHKAQNPKPLEV, from the coding sequence ATGAAAACCTTTATGCAAAGAAAAGAAGATGTGCAGAGAGAGTGGTACATCGTAGATGCAACAGGTAAAACTCTTGGAAGGTTAGCAACGGAGATAGCTAAGGTACTTATGGGGAAACATAAACCCACATACACCCCTCACGTAGATGGAGGAGACTTCGTAGTAGTAGTCAACGCAGAAAAAGTATTTGTCACAGGAAAGAAACTCACTGACAAAATCTACTACAAACATACAGGTTACATGGGGCATTTGAAAGAAACAACCCTTAAGGAAATGCTTGAAAAGAAACCAGAAGAAGTAATAAGGCTAGCCGTAAGGGGTATGCTTCCAAAGAATAAGTTGAGAGACAGAAGAATGAAAAGACTTAAAGTCTATGCAGGTCCTGAACATCCTCACAAAGCACAAAACCCTAAACCCCTTGAAGTTTAA
- the rpe gene encoding ribulose-phosphate 3-epimerase, with translation MPLLAPSILSADFSRLGEQISIVESAGADILHVDVMDGRFVPNITVGIPVVESIRKITEMPIDVHLMIVEPEKYVVDFVKAGANLVSFHFEAAVHHHRIIEEIKKAGAKAGIVINPSTPVFFLENILEYVDFVLVMSVNPGFGGQKFINSSLKKIKKLKELIEKEKLSTLIEVDGGVKADNVNEVVQAGADIIVAGSAIFKGNIKENVLEFKRRLSYEAG, from the coding sequence ATGCCACTTTTGGCTCCTTCTATATTATCTGCCGATTTTTCTCGTCTTGGAGAACAGATTAGTATTGTTGAGTCTGCTGGAGCGGATATTCTTCATGTGGACGTTATGGATGGTAGATTTGTTCCAAACATAACTGTTGGTATTCCTGTTGTTGAGTCAATCAGGAAAATTACTGAAATGCCTATAGATGTGCATTTAATGATTGTGGAACCTGAGAAGTATGTGGTGGATTTCGTTAAAGCTGGTGCTAACCTTGTATCTTTTCACTTTGAAGCAGCCGTGCATCATCATAGAATTATTGAGGAAATTAAAAAGGCTGGAGCCAAAGCTGGGATAGTTATAAATCCTTCTACTCCTGTATTTTTCCTTGAAAATATTTTGGAATACGTTGATTTCGTTTTGGTTATGTCTGTTAATCCGGGTTTTGGAGGACAGAAGTTTATTAACTCTTCTTTAAAGAAAATCAAAAAACTTAAAGAGCTAATAGAAAAGGAAAAGTTATCAACGCTTATAGAAGTGGATGGTGGAGTGAAGGCGGATAACGTAAATGAAGTGGTACAAGCGGGAGCTGATATAATAGTTGCAGGTTCTGCCATTTTCAAAGGTAACATAAAGGAAAACGTTTTGGAATTTAAGAGGAGGTTAAGCTATGAAGCAGGTTAA
- the rpsI gene encoding 30S ribosomal protein S9, with amino-acid sequence MAEIRYYGTGKRKTAIARVWLIPNGQGNITIKISKNKTISAPEYFGRLALLKIMEQPFNITGTNGRFDVLCTVKGGGKSAQADAIKYGIAKALLAFNPELRPTLKKAGFLTRDARIKERKKYGQRGARARYQWSKR; translated from the coding sequence ATGGCAGAAATCAGATACTATGGAACAGGAAAAAGAAAAACTGCTATAGCAAGAGTTTGGCTTATACCTAATGGTCAAGGAAATATCACAATTAAGATATCAAAAAATAAGACTATATCCGCACCAGAATATTTCGGTAGGCTCGCACTGCTCAAAATTATGGAACAACCATTCAATATAACTGGAACTAACGGTAGATTTGACGTCCTATGTACAGTTAAAGGTGGAGGAAAATCCGCCCAAGCCGACGCCATCAAATACGGCATCGCAAAAGCCCTTTTAGCCTTCAATCCCGAACTCAGACCAACACTCAAAAAAGCAGGATTCCTCACAAGAGATGCAAGAATCAAAGAAAGGAAGAAATACGGTCAAAGAGGCGCTCGTGCAAGATACCAGTGGTCCAAGCGTTAA
- the hrcA gene encoding heat-inducible transcriptional repressor HrcA: MLTERERDILLKVTELYIRTGEPVGSRTVQKVFNMKISPATIRNVMADLEEKGFLYQPHTSAGRIPTDKGLKVYITHQFFKLGEEDKNLVNQLLNYLSQTHTTRTEDILVKLLDFLQNSTGYLGIGASFLEKLTVKEINLIKISKDKALLIIAFYPDYIVHKVINLSIPEGEIAKISKELSVKFKNKPISKIKKELVEELNSIREEFAKLSFKLNSQILSALNGINKVELYGTSNIVNILADDIERLKNILEILEEKNLLLDILTSFLEEDKETNVILGSETKYEALEPFGIVVSRFQIGDKNGGVIGIIGPKRMDYSKIIPTVENVAKAFTIMLNKQLKK, translated from the coding sequence ATGCTTACAGAAAGAGAAAGAGATATTCTGTTAAAAGTAACAGAACTATACATAAGGACAGGAGAACCTGTAGGGTCAAGAACTGTCCAAAAAGTCTTTAATATGAAAATAAGCCCCGCAACTATAAGAAACGTTATGGCTGACTTGGAAGAAAAAGGATTTTTATATCAACCACACACATCAGCTGGAAGGATACCAACAGACAAGGGGTTAAAAGTTTATATCACCCATCAATTCTTTAAATTAGGAGAAGAAGATAAAAATTTAGTAAATCAACTTTTAAACTATTTATCTCAAACTCACACAACAAGAACAGAAGATATCTTAGTGAAATTACTTGATTTCTTACAGAATTCCACGGGCTACTTAGGAATAGGAGCAAGTTTTTTAGAAAAATTAACAGTGAAAGAGATAAATCTTATAAAAATTTCTAAAGATAAAGCGTTGCTCATAATAGCTTTCTATCCTGATTATATCGTTCATAAAGTAATTAACCTATCCATTCCAGAAGGAGAAATTGCTAAGATATCGAAAGAACTTTCTGTTAAGTTTAAAAACAAGCCTATATCAAAAATAAAAAAAGAACTAGTAGAAGAGCTAAATAGTATCCGCGAAGAATTTGCTAAATTATCCTTTAAACTCAACTCTCAAATACTTTCCGCTCTTAATGGCATAAATAAAGTAGAACTCTACGGAACATCAAACATAGTTAACATTTTGGCTGATGATATAGAAAGGCTGAAAAACATACTTGAAATTCTTGAAGAGAAAAATCTATTGTTAGATATTCTTACAAGCTTTTTAGAAGAAGATAAGGAAACAAACGTTATTTTAGGTTCAGAAACAAAGTACGAAGCTTTAGAACCTTTCGGTATAGTCGTAAGTAGATTCCAAATTGGAGACAAAAACGGCGGAGTAATAGGCATCATAGGACCCAAAAGAATGGATTACTCTAAAATAATCCCTACAGTAGAAAACGTAGCAAAAGCTTTTACCATAATGCTTAACAAACAGCTCAAAAAATAA
- a CDS encoding potassium channel family protein, translated as MIGFAKTTKKNNNSSELIFKKFLIILSLLILIVLLSTFGIMFIEHWSFLDALWHTIITISTVGYGEVRPLSPAGKVFTMIVIVVSFTFFAYGAFTVASMIMEGELRKFFIIRKMEKLAMKLKNHTIVCGLGRTGQAAIKELWKEKVPFVVIEKDEAKIEEAKEKYPNLIYILGDATEDETLIKAGVKSAANMIVATADDADNLFITLSAKNLNPNLRIVTRANREENVVKLKRAGATEVILPNVIGGLRMASLAIRPSVVSFLDIVTHHGEIDLRLEEVKVPKGSPFHGKLLKDLEIPKKTGVVVIGVRREDGSFILNPTSTTMILEGDSLIIIGTREQADKLKRLVRGEEIED; from the coding sequence ATGATAGGATTCGCAAAGACAACCAAAAAGAACAATAACAGCTCAGAACTAATATTCAAGAAATTCCTTATTATACTGAGCCTTCTAATACTTATCGTATTACTCTCCACATTCGGAATAATGTTCATAGAACATTGGAGCTTCCTTGATGCTCTCTGGCACACAATCATAACAATATCCACTGTAGGCTACGGTGAAGTCAGACCGCTCTCACCTGCCGGAAAAGTTTTCACTATGATTGTAATAGTAGTATCGTTCACTTTCTTTGCTTACGGTGCATTTACCGTAGCATCAATGATTATGGAAGGAGAACTGAGAAAATTTTTCATAATAAGAAAAATGGAGAAATTAGCTATGAAACTGAAAAACCACACCATAGTCTGTGGACTAGGCAGAACAGGACAAGCAGCAATAAAAGAACTCTGGAAAGAGAAAGTCCCTTTCGTCGTAATTGAAAAAGATGAAGCAAAAATAGAAGAAGCGAAAGAGAAGTATCCCAATCTCATATATATCTTAGGAGACGCAACAGAAGATGAAACGTTGATAAAAGCAGGAGTGAAATCTGCAGCCAACATGATAGTAGCAACAGCAGACGATGCTGATAACCTATTTATTACGCTTTCAGCCAAAAACCTGAATCCAAACTTGAGAATAGTTACAAGGGCAAACAGAGAAGAAAACGTTGTAAAACTCAAAAGAGCTGGAGCAACCGAAGTCATCCTGCCAAATGTCATCGGCGGTTTAAGAATGGCTTCTTTAGCAATAAGACCAAGCGTAGTAAGCTTTTTAGATATAGTTACCCATCACGGAGAGATAGACTTAAGGTTAGAAGAGGTAAAAGTTCCCAAAGGTTCCCCTTTTCATGGCAAACTTTTAAAAGATTTAGAAATTCCCAAAAAGACAGGTGTAGTCGTTATTGGCGTCCGCAGAGAAGATGGTTCTTTTATACTAAATCCAACGTCAACAACAATGATATTAGAAGGAGATTCTTTAATCATAATCGGAACAAGAGAACAAGCTGACAAATTAAAGAGACTGGTTAGAGGAGAAGAAATTGAAGATTAA
- a CDS encoding ribose-phosphate diphosphokinase has translation MKQVKIITGTSNVDLAKAVAGNLGIPLADVTVGRFSDGEIQVVINESVRDCDVFVIQSLSRPANDHIMEMLIIADALKRASAGRITAVVPYFAYGRQDRKVNPRDPISAKLLADIMTAAGINHVVVIDLHAKQVEGFFDIPVDHLEARPVLLDYFLSKGMGGEDTVVVSPDIGGVARARNFAKVLGSPIAIIDKRRPKPNVSEVMNIIGEVEGKKAIIVDDIIDTAGTIVNASRAIKEKGAAEVYIACTHPVFSGPAIERLSGVVNEGIVKEVVITDTIPLREEFDGVKVLSVSVMLAEAIRRIHYGESISKMFT, from the coding sequence ATGAAGCAGGTTAAGATAATTACTGGAACTTCTAACGTTGATTTAGCTAAAGCTGTTGCAGGAAATTTGGGAATTCCTTTAGCTGACGTTACTGTGGGAAGATTTAGTGACGGGGAAATACAGGTAGTAATTAATGAAAGCGTTAGAGATTGTGACGTATTTGTTATACAGTCTCTTTCAAGACCAGCTAATGACCATATTATGGAGATGCTTATTATTGCAGATGCTTTAAAAAGAGCTTCTGCAGGTAGAATTACTGCGGTTGTTCCTTATTTTGCTTATGGAAGGCAGGATAGGAAGGTTAATCCGAGAGACCCTATAAGTGCTAAGCTTTTGGCAGATATAATGACGGCAGCAGGCATAAATCATGTTGTTGTTATAGACCTTCATGCGAAGCAGGTTGAAGGATTTTTTGATATTCCTGTTGACCATTTAGAGGCGAGACCTGTACTTTTAGATTATTTCCTTTCCAAAGGAATGGGAGGAGAGGATACGGTAGTTGTTTCTCCTGATATTGGCGGGGTTGCAAGAGCAAGAAATTTTGCAAAAGTATTAGGCTCTCCTATAGCCATAATAGATAAGAGACGTCCAAAACCTAACGTTTCTGAAGTAATGAATATTATAGGTGAAGTAGAAGGAAAGAAGGCAATTATCGTTGACGACATTATAGATACAGCAGGAACGATAGTTAACGCTTCAAGGGCTATTAAAGAAAAGGGGGCTGCGGAGGTTTATATAGCTTGTACTCATCCAGTATTTTCTGGTCCAGCTATTGAGAGGCTTTCTGGTGTTGTTAATGAGGGAATTGTGAAGGAGGTTGTGATTACGGATACAATTCCTCTAAGGGAAGAGTTTGATGGAGTGAAAGTTCTGAGCGTTTCTGTGATGTTGGCTGAAGCTATAAGGAGGATTCATTACGGGGAATCTATTAGTAAAATGTTTACTTAG
- a CDS encoding prepilin-type N-terminal cleavage/methylation domain-containing protein, which produces MKYAKGFTLLEILIATTLATLIIFLSYQFFNNVSTTSNFLKKYTEIEKTSIPLFSLFLKDLESSNQSYGTLKLTNTDNNSSLSFFTENCYFFSGICKVKYWTLTKNKKLYLIRSEYKLNSTTPTGIDIPLTSKLSSFKAKEEGTLLTIYLIFQNNETLPLTFHLH; this is translated from the coding sequence ATGAAATACGCTAAAGGTTTTACTCTCCTTGAGATACTAATTGCCACAACTCTTGCAACGTTAATAATCTTTCTTTCCTATCAATTCTTTAACAACGTATCAACCACTTCAAACTTTCTGAAAAAATACACTGAAATAGAAAAAACTTCTATTCCTCTTTTCTCCCTTTTTCTAAAAGACTTAGAATCTTCTAATCAATCCTATGGTACATTAAAGTTAACCAACACCGATAATAACTCTTCCCTATCTTTCTTCACAGAAAACTGCTACTTCTTCTCAGGTATCTGTAAAGTTAAATACTGGACATTAACAAAAAACAAAAAGCTATATCTCATACGTAGCGAATATAAACTTAATTCAACTACTCCAACAGGCATAGACATACCTTTAACTTCCAAGCTTTCATCTTTTAAAGCCAAAGAAGAAGGAACCCTTTTAACCATCTATTTAATCTTTCAAAATAACGAAACCCTACCACTTACGTTTCACTTACACTAA
- a CDS encoding prepilin-type N-terminal cleavage/methylation domain-containing protein — MENINFNPFLVKKLRNGFTLLEVLLAIAIAGMAFGAFLLLSSKSVDITNRIFTQFIETVAAHNCINEIIYNHKDYNGKTVEILNRQITVKQDFENLMGFRVVKVKAGDVEVYEIR, encoded by the coding sequence ATGGAAAATATAAACTTTAACCCTTTCCTTGTCAAGAAGTTACGCAACGGATTTACGTTATTAGAAGTACTATTAGCTATAGCAATAGCCGGAATGGCTTTCGGTGCATTCCTACTTCTATCTTCTAAATCTGTTGACATTACCAACAGAATCTTCACTCAGTTTATTGAAACTGTAGCTGCACATAACTGCATCAACGAAATCATCTATAATCACAAAGACTATAACGGAAAAACAGTAGAGATTCTAAATAGACAGATTACCGTAAAACAAGACTTTGAAAATCTGATGGGCTTTAGAGTAGTCAAAGTAAAAGCAGGAGACGTAGAAGTTTATGAAATACGCTAA
- a CDS encoding gamma carbonic anhydrase family protein translates to MIKEFKEFTPKIGKRVFIAENATVIGNVEIGDDSSIWFGTILRGDVNFIKVGKCTSIQDGSVVHVTNKTHPTVIGNYVTIGHAVKLHGCTIKDNCLIGIGAIILDGAIVNENSIVAAGTLIPPNKEFPPGVLIMGFPGKVVRELTEEEIKSLHEHALRYVKYKDEYLNMGV, encoded by the coding sequence ATGATTAAGGAATTCAAAGAATTTACTCCTAAAATAGGTAAAAGAGTGTTTATAGCGGAAAATGCTACAGTAATAGGAAACGTTGAAATAGGTGATGACAGTAGCATCTGGTTTGGGACAATACTCAGAGGAGACGTCAACTTCATCAAAGTAGGAAAATGCACTTCCATACAAGACGGTTCAGTTGTTCATGTTACAAATAAAACCCATCCAACAGTTATTGGTAACTACGTTACTATAGGACATGCAGTTAAACTTCATGGATGCACAATAAAAGACAACTGTCTTATAGGCATTGGTGCAATCATTTTAGACGGTGCCATAGTAAACGAAAATTCAATCGTTGCCGCAGGAACTCTTATCCCTCCAAATAAGGAATTTCCACCTGGTGTTTTGATAATGGGATTCCCCGGTAAAGTAGTTAGAGAACTTACAGAAGAAGAAATTAAAAGCCTACACGAACATGCTTTAAGATATGTAAAATACAAAGATGAATACCTTAATATGGGAGTTTAA
- the argC gene encoding N-acetyl-gamma-glutamyl-phosphate reductase produces MQDTSGPSVKAAIIGASGYTGAELLRLLLSHPFIEVTIITSRQYENQPLTSVFPYFLNSKYQHLVFQSLNLEKIASVDLVFCCLPHKTSFPIIKDLLTTNPTLKIVDFSADFRFKNPAIYEQTYNVQHTAKELFEKSTYGLPEIYRNEIKNSTLIANPGCYPTSVILALYPAKKHNLIDEKFPVIADSKSGVTGAGRKATVDFTFCEINETFKAYAVEGHRHAPEIEEKLNLKVRFTPHLVPMNRGILSTVYFKTNATKDELIQTYEETYRNEPFVRIRKNPPTTSDVKGTNFCDIYITKDEKTGLGIAISAIDNIGKGASGQAIQNANLLFNFPETTGLEQFSWWI; encoded by the coding sequence GTGCAAGATACCAGTGGTCCAAGCGTTAAAGCAGCAATTATTGGTGCTTCTGGATATACGGGGGCGGAACTTCTCCGCCTCTTACTTTCCCATCCCTTCATAGAAGTTACCATCATAACTTCCAGGCAGTACGAAAATCAACCATTAACTTCTGTATTTCCTTACTTCTTAAACAGCAAATACCAGCACTTAGTATTTCAAAGTCTGAACTTGGAAAAAATAGCTTCAGTAGATTTAGTATTCTGTTGCCTGCCTCATAAAACATCCTTCCCAATAATAAAAGACCTCTTAACTACTAACCCAACTCTAAAAATCGTTGACTTTAGCGCCGATTTTAGATTCAAAAACCCAGCAATCTACGAACAAACTTATAACGTTCAGCACACTGCAAAAGAGCTTTTTGAAAAATCCACCTACGGCCTCCCAGAAATCTACAGAAACGAAATTAAAAACAGCACGTTAATAGCAAATCCCGGCTGCTATCCCACCAGCGTAATATTAGCTCTCTACCCGGCTAAAAAGCACAACTTGATTGACGAGAAATTTCCTGTAATAGCCGATTCCAAATCAGGAGTAACCGGCGCAGGCAGAAAAGCAACTGTTGACTTCACTTTTTGTGAAATAAATGAAACGTTCAAAGCCTATGCAGTAGAAGGGCACCGCCACGCTCCAGAAATAGAAGAGAAACTCAACCTGAAGGTAAGGTTTACCCCTCATTTAGTTCCCATGAACAGAGGTATTTTATCCACCGTTTACTTCAAAACAAACGCCACGAAAGACGAACTTATTCAAACCTACGAAGAAACCTACAGAAACGAACCATTTGTGAGAATCAGGAAAAATCCCCCCACCACCTCCGACGTCAAAGGCACAAACTTCTGCGACATCTACATAACCAAAGACGAAAAAACAGGCTTGGGAATTGCAATATCAGCCATAGACAACATAGGCAAGGGAGCATCCGGTCAGGCAATCCAAAACGCTAACCTTCTCTTCAACTTCCCCGAAACAACAGGACTTGAACAATTTTCCTGGTGGATTTAA